A segment of the Lolium perenne isolate Kyuss_39 chromosome 3, Kyuss_2.0, whole genome shotgun sequence genome:
AGATATCTTATTCAACTAGCACAACATGTCAGTGAAGTGAACTCCAAATGTAGCCTGATTCATAATTTTATAGTAAAGTATTTGCACAAAACTTATCTGTAAAAATGGGACATAAGAGCATATTGTAAGCAAAATAAAAACTGAAGTCACATCCGGACATTGCTAGGCGTGAAACGAGATCGAAATATGTAAGTAAGATAGTAAGATTGAACCAAACTGTAGTCAGCTGCTTGATCAATGGATCATAACTCTTAAGTAAATGGATCATTGCATAAATTATCATTTACTTGTGATTTTTAGTTACTTTATGCATTATTTTCCATTTGCAAATAACAGGCACATGTTATCAGCCAGTTGACATCTGACATGGAGAGGTTGCAGGATGAAATTCAAGCTCAACTGGTTAGGACTCTTCCGTCATTTCCAGCAATTTAAGTATGTGTATTTGAAAGTGATTCCGGTTTTAAGAATTTGCAGTCAGAACTTCCTAACATGCTAATGCGTTGTTATTCCGCATGTCCAGCAATAGCATGTTCTAATATTTAAAGATGATTAGGTTGAAGAAATTTAGTGCCCTGGAAAGTGTAAAAACTAATGTTAGCATGAAATCATGACAAGTGTCTGCATGTGGCCCAATGGAGCCAGGGGGATAATTGAAGATTTTCAATATTTTAAACATTGATGGAAAATCCACTTAAAGAGGGCCAATTACTTCTATCACTGTTCTCTACTCCCTCTGCCGGTCTGCCCCAATGGAAGTGGTGCAGACATTTTTCGAGATTTATGTTTGACCATTGATTTGACCAACCAAACAATAATTATATGTTATGCATGTTATATCATTGAATTCGTTTTTGAATAAAGTTTctcatgatataatttttgtaacaatcgACAATGTTTAACTGGTTGAATTTGTGGTCAAAGTTTGGACACACAAAACAAGGGCGCCACCTCATTGAGACAGAGGGAGTATACTAGATTTTTTTGAGGGGATGTTCTCTATACTAGATGCACAATATGCTTGGATTTGGCTTTTTGGCAGGCCTGCGGGCTACATTATGCTGATGAATTGTTTGGATATTAGAATCACATTTGCTTGCTATGAACACCTTGTCACTAAATGCATGGAGTTGCTTTTGCTATGTTTGAGTTGACGATGATCTGGTGTATGTGCTCAATGTTAGTATAGTTTATCTCAGTATTGTATTTATGATAGTTTTATACAATGCCTTCTCTTCCCCTTGGCACACTTAAATGTTCCAGTTACTACCTTGTAAGAATCCTTGTTAATTTATTTCCAACTCTACTTGTACAACAGCTGGCACTTGAGTCTATCAGAACGGAATATGCTAATGCCCAACTAGAATGCAATGCTGCAGATGAGAGGGGGAAAGTACTTGCAGCAGAAGTCATTCTATTGGAAGATAAGGTGCCTTGCTATCTCCTCAATTGTTTATGTGAAATAGCATTCACTCTTTCAAGTTGACGTACCCTTCTATGGTTGATGCTATTTGAGATCATGAGTTTTTAGAGTATGCAATGCCCCTATAGTTCATAATTACCAGACACATTGTGGGAACGGTTCAAGTAATAGAAAATATCCAATCCAACTGTAGCACATTGCATAAACCCACATCTGGAAGTCTTGATCTTAGTAGCCAGGTTCATCTGGTAGAGACTCGGGGTCTACCAGGCCGGGGACGTAGGTTGTAGGGGTGGAAGTGCACAGATCACGGGGGAggaaggcggcgccggcggcCAGCCGCCGTCGTGAGGGAGGGGGAGGCGGCGCACGGTGgagaggcggcggctagggtttggaacGCCAACTCCTCAGGGAGTTGGCAATAATAGATTGATTATTGCTTGATCGTAAAAGTCTGATTACATCTGTTTATATAAGAGAATaactgggctaagcccctaatttgGCCCACTATTTGGGCCCCTTCCTGGAATAGGAGATGCCGACCATAACATCATCACATCTTACTAATGAGTCATGGTGGGCACTGGGGTTTACCCGAAATTTCGGGTCGGTTTTTTCACGGTTCGGATTTTCAGATCTGACAAATCGGGTGCACGAAAATTCAGGTTCGGGTTTTCCCGATTTATCCGAACGGGTGCAGCGCCTCTAGAAGCTTCTACCCTAGATGCGGAAGCACAGCTAGAGGAGGCCGAGAGGTGGTTGGTTGTTGGCGGTAAACAAGGAAGGCTGGCGCAGCGGCAAGAGAGGCGGCAGGCCGTAGCCGCTAGCGGGCAGGGCGCCAAGATGCGAAGAAGTCGGACGGCGACTTGTCGGGGACGCAAGCAGCGGTAGCGGCCAGGTGGGGATATGGGTCTCGAAGAGTGGCTTTGTGAGGCAGTGCGGGAGTTAGGATTGCGATGTAGAGTGATTGATCAGGGAAAGGCCAGCGATGGGTGTGCGGTGGAGTGGGCTGCTGGGCTGGGGCGCAGGGGCAGTGCAGGACGCGGGAGGTTAGTCCGCTGGATTGGGCTAGGATTTGGCCCAAGTTTGGGTTAAACAAGCTGTTTGGGTCCCCGAGGCCTACACCCGAATTTAATTCACGTTTCTGAAGTTGCCACCTGATTTGTCAGGATGTGGGTAATTTGGGTCCCGATTCGGGTTCAGGGCTTGGGTTTCGGCTTTTTTGCCCACTGTGACTAATGAGTACACCTCATTTTCTGGTAGCTCTGGAAAATTTTGCTAGCATGCCAGGTGCACACACCCACTGCATatgctacctggcctcactatacCAGTTTTCTTATGTTCATTGTATTGCCTCAAGGTTTTGTACCAGCATTTGGCCTGAATTGAACTGTTGTGTACAAAGGCGCACAATGTTGTAAACACCACCAGGAGGGTAGCTTGGCTGGAGTTGGCTTGATAGTTGGTGGGATTAGATCATAGGTGAGATTGTGAGATACATAAATTTTAGGGAGAATTAAATGGGTTTTTGTTGCTTCAGTAATATGAACAAGTGCCTAGCCTATATATAACGGGATGGGTGTAGATTTAGAAATAACAAACTCAATCTCTAATTGGTAACTGTCTAATCTGTCCACAACTACATGATAGCCAGTACACCACAACTACATGATAGCCAGATGTACTACTTGATAGTACTCCTATATCTAATTGGTAGGCATGGCTGTTGCTTTTCAAGCTAGTGCCACCATCTTCTGTGCTGTCAGCTGGCCCTATGTCCCCCCACACACAACATGATTTTAAAACTTCAGTGCTTGTCAGTTTGATATATCTGTATGTTCTGTAGGCTCTTAAGCTGAGGTCAAATGAGTTGAAACTTGAAAAGGAAGTGGAGGGTTTAAATTCAGAGATTTCTTCATACAGGTATGGTTTTGAGCAAATTTATCTTCTAATTTGCGTGCTGCAGTTTTTTGAATGCAGCTTCTTTGAAAGATTCAGAGTATAGGGGAGTTCTCCTGTTTTTCATGATGACCTAAGAAAAAAAACATGAATGCTTCTGGAACAGTCTGTGCGAATAAATATGAAAATTATATGTTGACTTCCCAAAGCATGGTTGCTAGTTAAGGATACTGACAGTAAGTTCTTCTCTTACTTTACATAGGCGCAAAGTTTCTAGCCTAGAGAAGGAACGTCAACATCTTCAATCTACTGTCGAGGCTCTTCAAGAaggtatatactacctctgttctAAAATATAAGCCCTTTTAGAAAGCTAAGTTAGATATCTAAAAAGGCTTATATTTTGGAATGGAGGTGATATCTGTTTACTGTAGTTTAAGACATTCAGACACATTTTTACTGGACTTTTTATTTTTGGTCAACCCTAGAAAATCACTAGCTACTTTGTTTATTATAGCGTCATACACCTTTGTGTTACTTTCTTTCGCTCTCTACTAATGAAAATTGAACTAGATATTTGTGTGGTTGTAATAAGACAGGTAGCGTGTAGACATGACCTGTATATGCAATTGTTGCCACACAATTTGACTGTACTATCAATGCGTTCGGACAGAAAAGAAGCTCCTACACTCTAAATTGAGGAACATTCCTATGAGTGAGAAGGTAAATGCCATAGAGAAACTACCAGTCAACAAAAGAGATGCATCAACCGCGACAGAAGATTTAGGTGTGGTATTACCCTGTCTTTTTATGCCCATCCCATCTATGACAACTACTTTCCTGACTGACGCCAAAAAATGTTTATTTGGATACAGGGGAAAGCAGCTCTTCAGAAGCAATGACTAGTACCAGTGACCAATTACAAGATGTTGGAACATCTATTTCGCGGTCCAACAATATATCTGAGTTTCCTTCATTCGAGGAGCTGTCTTCTAGCATTCCAGACGACCAGCTTAGAATGATTGACAACATCAACTCCTTGATGTCGGAGGTAACCCCTCAAGTTTTTAGGGCTAATTTCTGACATCAATCAGTTGTTCCCACACAACCTTAGCTGACTTCATTTTggtctcaacaatgtaactaaatTGCAGTTAGCAGTGGAGAGAGAAGAGCTACTGCGAGGATTGAGGAtcgagtcatccaattgctccaagCTGAAGGTATTGTTCATCTCTTAATTGTTATGCGGCGAATTTGTTCTTCCAACCTCTATATTGACGAGATGCCTTACAGTATGAGATAATTAAGCCCTAGGTACTTTTACACCAGGCCTGTAGTAAACCCTTTTTACTGCTCGACATTTCAATCAAGATCCACCTGTATTACTTTGTTACAGTGCATCAATCTTATTCAAGTTATTATTTGTCTTAAAGGAGCTGAACAGGGATCTAACACAAAAGCTAGAGAGCCAGACACAGAGACTTGAACTGTTGACCTCCCAAATAATGGCTAACGAAAATGTCCTTGCAAAACCAGTCGACACACGGTCCATCAATGATGCAACAATGTATGCTGATGAAGGAGACGAGGTAATACAGTTTTATCATCGAACATCCAACATCAGAGCTGATAGTGGGTCTTTGAGAGTTTTCTTATGTACTGTCACCTTGACCTTTTAGTTTTTTTAAAGGTCACAACACAATATCTATAACATTTGTTGTAGGTGTTTGACTGTCTTTATCGACGCATTACATTCTGTGAACTATACTTTGGTGTTATATCCAGATTTGCCTTGTACAGTTCATTTATATGCCACTGACGTATAATACTATCTAGGTTGTCGAACGGGTGCTTGGCTGGATTATGAAGCTGTTCCCTGGAGGGCCAAAGCGTCGTACCAGCAAACTCCTCTAGTGGAAATGAAAGTTTTAGTATACCATATATTGCCTGTTCATTTATATATTTTTCCTTTTGCCCGGTTTTGGTCATAGCATCCTGAGAAGCTGTATATTGGGGCGATTTGATGTAACCATTCTTTTTTCTACAGAAAATGAAATGAAAAAGTTGGAGCTACAGCATTGTATTGACAGACTGTGCATACATAATAGCCTCCAAGAATATATTCCTCCCATCTTATATTTTGTCGTCATGGGTTGGGGTGGATATGTAAAAGTTGTAATTCAGTAAAAGTTGTACCGACTTTCTTTCTCACATTCCTTTCTTTACCAAACTCAGTATGTGTATGTTTTTCTTTGTGTTAGTTCGCTTCATCTTAACCTCTGATTTGTCCTTCCAAGGGTCTGGCAAGTCAGCATGATCGGTCTGGCCCGAAAAAGGAAACCAGAACCGCCACGCGAGGATCATGAGCCGGTCGGAATCCTTGTTCGAGTCTGAGTCAAGTAAGGTTGTTACTTATTAGCCACGGTGTGTCAGCTAGCTCCCACTAGAAAAGATCGGCCTCACGTACGTCTCGAGTTTTCGTGGATCGATCTGTTCCGGCGAGCGCGAGAAGCAAGCTTTCCTAGACGGCGGCGAAACACTTGGATCAAGGTGTGCTACCTGGGACCGAGATGCCGATCGGACGTAATATCGTGCTACCCATGGTGCTCACCGCCCTCCAAGGGCCGAAAACCGTCGCCTTCCTGAAGCGCGCCGGCGTTCTCCGGCAACCTACGCGCCGCCTGTTTCTGCACATCTTCACGTTATCAGCCGTCCTCCTCGGCGCGTCCTTCTACCTCTTCAGGTTCCTCGCCGGGACGGACGCAGATCTCGAACCCCACTACTACTACATTAGCCCACAAAACTTGTTGGACATCGCCCGTGTCCTCAAGCTCTCCAAGAACTTGTTACAGGGCGACCACCACCAGTGGTGGTTCCGGCTAGCGTACCTGCTCTCGGGCGTCACCCTCGGATGTCTGACCTACATTGCCACCGCCTTCGCGGCGGTGGCGTCGCACTCCGGCGAGCATCACACCTTGTCCTCCTTCCTGCGCAAGGTGAAGAGCAATCTCCTGCGGCCCGCCCTGACCCTCGCTGCCGTCTGTGCCGTGAGGGCGGCGTTCGTGGAGGCTATGGAGGTGTGGCTCCCAACCATGACGGAAAATTGGTACGTACTACGCGGAGTCATGATCGTCGTGCTGCCCTTCTTTGCTGCCATCCAAGCCGTCGGCGCGGTGGCGGTCGTGGCGTCCGTGGCGGAGCCTGGGTTGTGCGGCAAGGGCGCGGTGGCGCGGGCCTGCCGGCTCTTGCTTGGCAAGTACACGCAGGCCTTTCACTCCATGGTGGCGTCAGCGATGCTCGACAGACCGTTTTGGTTGCTGTACACTCTCGTCGCCATGGCTGGCTTGCCGGCCAGCGGTACCGTCAAGTGTTTGCTCCGCATTGCAGAGGAGATGATCGCAGTGGCCCGTGTCACGGTCTACTACTTCGAGTGCAGAAAAAGAGAAGAGCATGAGGGCAAGGCAGGACATAGAGATTAATTACTGTGTTATTTTATTTATGTTTCTATAATACAAACATTTTGAATGTCAGTGTATACGCATTAGTTCAATGTGATTCTGCATTTCCGCATAATATAGATACACATAGATAAATGTGTGTTTAGTTTTTCTATCGCTTGGAAGACCTGGCTTTTTTTAAGTGGTTTCAAAAACATGTTACAGAATAATCAAAGAAAAACGTATCCAATATAGAAATACTAACCTACTCCCATGTAACTCAAGTATTATTGGATTATACTCTTCAAAAATCTTGAGGGTAACTGCGAGCTTAATAAATAGACAAATCCTAAGCAAATGAAATTTCTGCATAGTTCTAACATTATTCACTTCTGTACCAACAACAAACAAAAGAAGAAACTTATCAAAAGAACTTGACTTTCCGAAGTCAGTTCAAACAAAATcgtaagattttgctctcttctaTACAAAAGAAGGTCTAGAATAGTATGATCTCACAAACTGATTACTTACTGGTCATTGCATATTCCATATTCACTAGCGTCTAATGTAGTGCTTCGATGGGCAAACATAAGTAGCAACAGACTCAGGCTGGACTACACCTTGTTGTGGGTCGGAACACTGAGGTAGAACTTTGTGTTCCTGAAATCATCAAGAAGTGGATTATAGCCATCTTTGGTCTTTGTCTTCAGTGGCAGCCCAAACTCCTCCATGAAGGCAGCCGAATCAAGCTGATAAATGCCAAATAGCAACTTACTTTTCAGTACCCAAGTTATACAGAGATATAAACAAAATCAGAATTCTACGCAACATGAGCTATGTTGGCATGAGCAGGCTGAACTTACTATGATCGTTCTCCTACTCTTCACTGGTTTAAAAGAACCACGATTCTTCTGCTCTCTTGAAAAGACAGAGCAGTGATGGTCGATCTGCTCCAAAAGCCAGAAATTGGTTGGGAAGAAGATATCCGCATCACCCTGGAAGAGTGGCAAGTGACATAACTAAGCTTACCAGGTCACATATATGCCAAAGTTGTTGTTTTACAAAAACATACCAAATTACACCAGGACATTTTTTAATTTCTTATTCTTGGTTCTTTTCTCAAGAAGACATACACAGCTAAGAATAGATTGTCTGCTTACGACATAACAGCACATAACCTAGTGCATGAATAAAACAAAAATGCAATTTCTGTGCAAACCTGTGCATCAAGATAGTTGTTATGATCCAAGGTTTTCCCATCCTTCTACAAAAGTGAAACAAGATGAATGAGACATTCAGAAGTAAGGCCACTGTCTTCATATCTAAATATGACGGTAATTGCATGAACATCACGTGTAAGGACACAAATATCAAGAAAACTAAAAAACATGGTGTTCCACCATTCTCAGGGCATATTAATTGACACCACTTACTGCTTTGCTAAAGAAATTCACCAAATAGTCAGAAAAGCAAAAGCCTGTCACCTTTGAAGAAACCAATGGAGCTCTATCGCCAGGTATGCTAACATCAGGAAGATAACTGAAGTCCGAAGCAATAAGGGACATGCTTGGCAAAGCTTCATGTAAAGTATCCAGCAGTTTCTGTATTAATATAAGAAAATCTGGACGTAAGCTAGTCACATATACCGGTATCTAACATCAACGGTAGAACTTGTATTTTATAATTTAACTTAGCAGCACAGGTCCTGGAATACATACCAAGCATCCAGTTGGTAACCAAGCTCTCCGAGGCTTTGGAAAAACTTTTGAGAAGATACCTTTTGCAGCAAATGATAGTTTTTCTCTCAAAGAAGGATCCTGTTCATTCATGCTAACAATCTCATTGCAGCGGGAAACTAACGGGTCTTGTAATGGTTTGTAGACCTCACAGACTTGTGAACTTTCTTAagaaaaaaattaagaaaaatgatTAATGAAAGAGATTAAGAAACCGAGTAGCTACTAGCTAAATAATTTCCCATAATAACAGGAGGTCCTTTTTGAATAAAGAAATAGTGAGGATACATGGAAAATCAATTAATAAAATAACTATAAAGGAAAAGGAGGTGACCCTTCAACAATAACATCAACCAAAATAATAAACGACACAATTTAAATCAAGTAAAACTAGCAGGTGTCAAAAGTTAATTAGTTCATAATGCATTCCCAACTGTAGGATCTCATTCAACTATGGCCCCATATAAACAGTGGATATAAAAGCAAGCAAACTGAGAAGGAAGAAGATTTTTAAGATTGTGTTTGCCAATTCTAGGGATACACATAATTGAATCTAAAAGCAAACAAGATACTTCAGACATGGTAGAAAGCAAAGGTTCTAGCTAATATCTTGCAATGAACGTGAAAGTTGAAACACAAAATTACAAACCTGCCGTTTACTTTTTCAATCCACACTTCCATCCATGGGGAGACCTGATTTGGTGAATAGACAAGGTCATGAGGTAGATTGTCAAGTACCTGAAATTCCGCAAACAGAAAGTTACTATTAGAACTGCTGTCAGAATCTCCGTTAAGATATGATTGCAAGACTAAATTTTCTATATGAATAGCTTAGTTTCTTTAGAACCAGGACATATTAGTACTGCAAATAATATGACAGCCAGAATTATCATTAGCCAGTTGCTCCAGAATGGAAATAACAAAATGGCATGCATGATATGGCTGGTGATCCTATTTTTGACTATTAAATCATGTAAATAAAAAGAAACATCAACAGAACGAGAAAATTGCCAGTCCAATGTTACTTTTGCAAATCATGTCCAAGCACACAAACTGAGTAGTTTGTGTCAGCTAGTCCTACAAACATCTCATATTGTTCTGGCGGCTATGAATATATTGCTGACACACTGCATGAAAATGATGATGGCACTTTGTTTGTTTGACTGAGCAAGTCCAAGCAGTACATACCTCAAGCATGAGCACCCAACATGGTTGGGGATCCTTGGAGCCTGCAAAGGGGACAGGGAGATTTAGATCACAACCATTTCAAAAATTGGCTAATACAAATGTGATGATGGCACAGAGGTATAAGTAAGGAATCTGTGTAATCCACAATTAACTATCAGCACAATTTCACGTCTAGTACTTATACATAGTAGAATATCAGCTATTGCAGGCTGGAAACAGCGTAAGATGGTGCTCAAAGCTCATGTAACTGATCTAAGACAAGGATTATTGTAGAAAAGTTCCAGCACCAATATAGCTAGGCATAAGAAGCCAGCTTACCCCATCCACTTCTGTCAGTTGCATCACGATGCTCCACTGTAAACTTTGACAAATGGCTCTGTACTTCACCGACAGTTTCCAACTGCTTTTCAGCAAGGGAGGAGCTGATCTCTACTGAGCTAGCAAATGAAGATAAAAGGAAGGTCAAAGCATATTGAATCACCCAAAGGAAAATGCTGGAATGGTGAATGCTGTTAAGGAGTGCAAGGCATCATGTAGAGTACTCTGAATGTTGATACATCACATGCCAGAAGCACGTTATTCTGCCTTACCAATAAATAGGACTCTGTATTCTTGACGAGGAACTTTAATTATGACAAAAGAGCTGCTTACATGTATTTCATATTATTGTAGACTTTTGGCGGAGCATTTAACATCATGTAATCAAGTACACCCTTAGCACATGTCCCAGATCCACCACCAATTTCATAAATCTGACCAGTACAGGAATAGATTTCAAATGGTTAGGgtacaaaaagaaaataaataagATAATGTGTCGTCATATGATAAAGCACACAAGTGTATTTGGAGCTTTATCCATTGAGGAGGTGCGAAGCTATATGAGAAAGAATACTGCCAATGCACCTTCAATGGGACTGAAAGATTAGCTGTGCGCAGGATTGATGCAGCTATTGCGTGGGCATACCATGGCTGCACCAGAGAAGCAAAACATGCATCAATCGCTAAAATTGGGAAGAAGTCACCTCCTCTTTAACAGTTCAAGCACAAAAGGGCACCTTAAAAAGCTCCACTGGAGTAAACCAAGAAATATCGTGTTTCTTATACAGCTTATCAAGATGCTTCATGTATGCACTCCTCCCTGCGTGATATAACACCAAATTATTTGCAGCTATAACCAAAAATGCCGCATACTGTATATTAACACAGCATTGCACATAATCAGCATCTACTAAAGATCAATGAACTTCGGCATCCAGGAGAGAACATTCCAGGTCGCAAATGGTTCTAAAAGCTCGAGTAAAAACTGTTCCGCTCGGACCACGGCACACACGCATATAACATGTTCGTGGAAATGCGACCCCAACAAACAATTGGAGATATCCGATTCTTGCAATGCCGGAACACAAAACGAAACCTCGCGCATCAAGTCTACTCCGAGAAACGGAATCCAGCTAGGGAGAATGAGGAGAGACGGGAGAAGCGGAGTCCAAGACTCCGGAGAGTACCCTGGAGCTGGTTGAAGCGGATGGCGGAGTCGAGCACACCCACGGGCCCCGCCCGCTTGGAGAAGTAGCCGTGGTTGGGATCGTAGAGCGCCGACTTGACGAAATCCCGAACCTGCGAGCGAGGGAAGCTCCCCTGTCAAATTAAGCAGCAGCCCGCACCGCAGCAGGGAGATCTCTGAGTGCCCGGAAATCCCCTCGACGCTTACCAGAACGGGCTTGTCGCCGGCGACGATGCCCGAAGAGAACAGCGCCACCGGGGCCCACCGCGCCACGCGCCGGAGCGCGGGGACGGTTGCCAGGTACGCCGGCGCCATGGCGGAGCCGCAGCGTGTGTCGTtgtggcggcggcgacggcggcggcgcttcTGGACCTTTCCAAAACGGAAATGAAGCGACACTTTCTGGGCCAGAAAGTAGTTTGGAAGAGCGTTTCTGGCCCAACTCCGAGCCCGTTCATTCGAGCCGCGCCGCGCGATCTATAAAAGAGGGGAAACCGAATGCTGCCGTCGACTCGTCGCCGGCTCACCAGAGAGAGAAAAGTTAGAGAGAGAGCAGAGCAGAGCAGAGCAGAGCAATGGCGCGGGTGCGCGGCGGCGGGAGGGTAAGGGGGAGGGGAACGGGCAGAGGGAGGGCAGTGACGCGCCCCGTCGCCGACGGTCCACCGGAGCGGCAAGCGGCGTTCGAGGCGCGCAAGGCGGGGCTGATGGAGAAGGCGCTGGAGCTCGCGGAGATGGAAGACGCGGCCGTCGCGGTGGTCTGCTCGGCCATCGACGGTCTGGGCGGTGCGGACGCCTGGCCGTCGGCGGAGGGCGCGAGGGCGGTGGCGGAGCTCTTCCACGAGCTGCCGGAGGAGATCAGGAGCACGGGGGGCCACGCCAGCCACGTCCAGGGCCTGCGCGACGCGCAGAGTTCCAGGCTGGCCGAGGTGCGGGAGGGCGGCATCGCGGCCGCGCTTGGGCCGTCGGAGCGCGCGCTCGACGGCTTGTCGGTGGAGGCGCTCCGGGAGGTGCTCGCTTCCGTCGAGGCGTCCCAGAAGGCCGCGCGGAGCAGGATCCGGCAGCTTCAGCCCCAGTCCGATGAGAGCGTGGCGGAGAACTCCGTGTCCGTGGCGGACGAGGAAGCCGGGACCGGGACCCCCGCGAGCGGCGAGGTGCAGGGGAAGCTGAGGCAGCTGCCGGAGGATCTCACGGAGAAGCCCCAGCCGGCGAACGGGAACGCCGCTCCGGACGACACCGAGATGATCGAGATCGAGCGCATCAACGTGGCGGGCGAGGAGGACGCGAGCGTCCTGCAGGTTCGGAGGAGGCAGAAGCAAGCACAGGACGCCGACGAGGTGCAGAGAACGCAGAAGCAGCCACCGGGCGACGACGTTGAGGAGGACGCTGCGTGGATGAAGCAGCTAGTGGAGGATCTCAAGGAGAAGCCCGAGCCGGCGAGAGGGAGCGCCGCCCCGTACGACGTCGCCgggatgatcgactacatcaacgtgGGCGGGTACGTGATGGAGCGCGACGCCTACGATTTCATCCGGTTCGACCTCGGGATGTTTCCGCCCAGCATCGAGCCCGAGTCGCCGGACTGCGACGAGCCGCTGCGGCTGTGGTCGTGGGACAACTCCTCCTACCCCGacggcgcgccgccgccaccgccgcccaagTAAGCTGCGTACGTGCTGGTTGCAGAACGGTCGATGTGACGAGTTCGCCCAATTCTGGAGGATAGCTTCGTATCGATCGTAGGTTTCTGATCATCG
Coding sequences within it:
- the LOC127345304 gene encoding protein arginine methyltransferase NDUFAF7 homolog, mitochondrial; protein product: MAPAYLATVPALRRVARWAPVALFSSGIVAGDKPVLVRDFVKSALYDPNHGYFSKRAGPVGVLDSAIRFNQLQGRSAYMKHLDKLYKKHDISWFTPVELFKPWYAHAIAASILRTANLSVPLKIYEIGGGSGTCAKGVLDYMMLNAPPKVYNNMKYISVEISSSLAEKQLETVGEVQSHLSKFTVEHRDATDRSGWGSKDPQPCWVLMLEVLDNLPHDLVYSPNQVSPWMEVWIEKVNGSSQVCEVYKPLQDPLVSRCNEIVSMNEQDPSLREKLSFAAKGIFSKVFPKPRRAWLPTGCLKLLDTLHEALPSMSLIASDFSYLPDVSIPGDRAPLVSSKKDGKTLDHNNYLDAQGDADIFFPTNFWLLEQIDHHCSVFSREQKNRGSFKPVKSRRTIILDSAAFMEEFGLPLKTKTKDGYNPLLDDFRNTKFYLSVPTHNKV
- the LOC139838238 gene encoding uncharacterized protein — its product is MARVRGGGRVRGRGTGRGRAVTRPVADGPPERQAAFEARKAGLMEKALELAEMEDAAVAVVCSAIDGLGGADAWPSAEGARAVAELFHELPEEIRSTGGHASHVQGLRDAQSSRLAEVREGGIAAALGPSERALDGLSVEALREVLASVEASQKAARSRIRQLQPQSDESVAENSVSVADEEAGTGTPASGEVQGKLRQLPEDLTEKPQPANGNAAPDDTEMIEIERINVAGEEDASVLQVRRRQKQAQDADEVQRTQKQPPGDDVEEDAAWMKQLVEDLKEKPEPARGSAAPYDVAGMIDYINVGGYVMERDAYDFIRFDLGMFPPSIEPESPDCDEPLRLWSWDNSSYPDGAPPPPPPK